From the genome of Corallococcus macrosporus DSM 14697:
CGCTGGTCCAGCGAGGGGCCGTCCTCCTGGAGGACGCGCTGCGCACCGCCTCGCTTCCGGATGCCCCCGGGGGCCGGGTGCTCGTCATCCGCGAGCTGGCGCTCGGAACGATTCACGCGGACCGCAGCCCGGCCGCGCTCTCGCTCGTCGTGGAGCAACGCGTGCGCGAGCTGGCGCGGCTCGCGGTGCATGCCACGTCTCCGTCCGCCGCCACCGCGCAGGCGGTCTACTTCCGGGATGAACTGGAGCCGTTCGTGGTGCTGGCCACGCGGCTCGCCCGCGGGCTCCCCGTGGACACCTGGTTCTGGCGGCTGGCCGTTCCCGGACTGCATCCCGGGACGCCACGAGATGACGGGCTCCGCCTCGCGCTCGCCGGCGCCTTGCGGACCCGGCCCGGCCCGGCCGCCGCGGTGATGCTCGTCTCCGAGTTGGAAGCGCTCGGCGCGCTGGCGCCCCTGCTGGGCGCGCTGCGCTGGCAGGATGGCCCCGCGCTCGTCCGGGCGTGGTGGGGACACCTGTCGCCCCGCCCGGAGCCACGGCTGCACCTGGACGACGCGGGTTCGGCGGAGCAGGTCTCCGAGTTGCTTCGGAGCACGCTCTCACACTGGACTCGGAGCTGGGGAGCCGATGACGCCCGGGCGGTGTGGCTGGCCGCGGTGGCCCTCTGCGCGCGCATGCCCTCACAGGTGGCCGCGCCCGGCCTTCCGTCGCGGGCATGGCGGGTGCTGGCGGCGCTCCAGGCGTCCCCGGCGGACCCTCTCACGAAGCCACGGAAGCCGCTCCCACGGGCTGCGCCTGGGCCGGAGGTGCCCGAGGTCTCCCCCGACACGAGCGTGGCGCAAGGCAACGCGTCGCCATCGCCGCTCTCACGGGAGGCCCTCTCCGGCGCGCCCGCTTCGGGCACGGAGAGGAGGCCCTTGGATGCTGCAATCCCCGCGTCCTCAGTGGGAATGACCGCGTCTCCCACGCAGCGGCTGACGGCACGCGCCTCGCCCACGGACAACGACGGGACATCCGATGCGAGTGGAACGCCGGAACAGGACACGTCCCCGCGCCACGTCACGGATGAAGCGCTCCCCACGGCCGCTGGGGGGCTGCTCTTCCTCGTCCCCATGCTGAACGCCCTGGGGCTCGAAGAGTTCCTGGCGGACCACCCTTCCCTCGCGGACCTCGGCCTCCCGCAGCGCTTCCTTCGTCTCGTCGCGGAGCGCCTGGGTGTCCCTTCGACAGACCCACTGCTCCGCGCGATCCAGGAGGCCGCAGCGGAGCCATTGCCCGTGCCCAGCGCCTTCAGCTTCCCACTCCGATTCCAAGCAGGCGTTGGCGCCCACGCCCCCTTCCGTCTCGTCCGCGAACCCACGGGGCGCTCCATTGCCTTCGATGCGAGGACCCGGGTGCCGCTCGCCGCGACGCCCCGTGGCGGAACGCTGCCCCCACCCTTCGACAGTCACCTCGCGGCGATTCTGGAGCAACCACTCCCCTGGGATGACGCCACGCTCCTGCTGCGCGGTGCCCTGCTGGCGGTGGGCCGAGTCACGCGACGGCGGGCCCATATGGGACTCAGAGCGCTCGTCCTCCGTCCCGGCCGCGTCGTCGCGACTCGCACCCATCTGGACCTCGTCTTCGCGGCCTCGCAGGTGGATATCCGCATCCGGCGCGCGGGGCTCGACATCAACCCGGGCTGGGTTCCCTGGCTCGCCCGCGTCATCCAGTACCACTATCAATCCGACGAGACCGGAGCATGACGACGCCCTCCCTGCCCCTTCGCACCACGGTCCTCGCGGCGTTGGCCCTCACACAAGAGGACTCGGGGGATGGAGAGGCCATCGAGCTGCGCTTCCTCCGACAGCACCTGGACGCAACGGGACAGGACTGGGTGGCGCGCGCCCGGGAGCGCCTCACGCATCCAGGCGCCGAGGATGTGGGGCTCGTCAGGCTCGGCGAAGCGCTCGGGCTCTCCCTGGTGGAGCTCCTGGCCGTGGCCCTGGTCGCGGCCGTCGAGCAGGACCCGATGGTGGGCCGGGCCGTCGCGTACCTTCAAGCCCCCGTGGGAGCCTCCCGGCCAACGCTGGGCCTGGTGTCCAGCGCGCTGGCCCCGGCCGCTCCCATGGGCCAGGAGGCACTGCTGCTCCTCACCGCCGGAGCGGCCCTGGGCAGCGGGCTGCTGATGCGCCTCCGGGAAGAGCTGCCCCTGTGCGAACAGACGCTGGCCATGCCGCTGCCGCTCTTCCTGGCACTGTCCGGCCATGAGGTCACCTGGCCTGGGACGACGCCAGGCTCGGCCCACCCTCTGGACGTACCGCTGCCACCCTCCATCATGGAGGGAGTGGACCGGCACGCGCGCTTCCTCGCGACCAAGCCCCGGTCGACCCTGGTGCTGCGCGGCACGGCCCTCTCTGAAACCCGCGCTGTGGCGGCCGCGGTCGCTCGGGCGCTCGGGCGCGCGCCGCTCTTCCTCGGAGCAGAGCCACAGCCGGGGCTGGGGCTGGGGCCCTTCCTGCTTCAGCGAGGACTGCTCCCCGTCCATGTCCACGAGCTCGCGCCCGGCGAGCGGAAGGTGCTTCCCAGCCTGCCGTACTACGGCGGCCCCGTGCTGGCCATCACGGGTCCAGAGGGCACGCTCGACGCGGCGGACCGCGCGGTGTTGCGCTGGTCGGTGCCGCGGCCACCCAGGGAGGAGCGGCGGACACTGTGGGAGTCCTCGCTGGGCGCATCGGCGCTGGCGGAGGAGCTGGCCCGGCGACACCGCCAGGGCGCGGGACGGATTGCCCACCTTGGCCGGCTGGCGCGGCAGCAGGCGGAGCTGGACGGACGCCAGGCGCCCGAGCTCAAGGATGTCCTCGCCGCGGCGTGGGTGGCGGAAGCCGAGGGCATGAGCACGCTCGCGGAGCCGATGATGGACGCCATCCACGACGACGCCATCGTCCTGGTGCCCCAGGTGAAGCGCGAGCTGGAGCTGCTGCTGGCGCGGTGCCGCGCCCGGGACGACCTGGTCCATGGCCTGGGCGCCTCCGCGACGGCGCGCTATCGCTCGGGCGTCCGGGCGCTCTTCATGGGCGCGTCAGGCACGGGCAAGACGCTGGCGGCGGGTTGGCTGTCCACGAAGCTCGGGCTGCCGCTCTACCGGGTGGACCTGGCATCGGTGACGAGCAAGTACATCGGTGAGACGGAGAAGAACCTCTCACAGCTCTTCGCGCGGGCCGAGCACTCCGACCTGGTCCTGCTCTTCGATGAGGCGGACTCGCTCTTCGCGAAGCGGACCGACGTGAAGGATTCGAACGACCGGTTCGCCAACGCGCAGACGAACTACCTGCTCCAGCGAATCGAGGCGTTCGATGGCGTGGCCATCCTGACCAGCAACAGCAAGAGCCGGTTCGATTCAGCCTTCACGCGCCGCCTCGATGCCATCATCGACTTCACCTTGCCCGGACCCGCCGAGCGGCGCGCGCTCTGGGCCTCGCACCTGGGCACGGCGCACGAGCTCCCCGCCAAGGAGTTGAGCCGGCTTGCGGCGACGGCGGACCTGGCGGGAGGCCAGATTCGAAACGTAGTGTTGACGGCCGCGCTCATCGCGCGTGAGGCGGGGCGCCCCATCCAACCACCGGACATCCTCGAGGCGCTCGCGCATGAATACCGGAAGCAGGGCCGCGAGCCCCCCTCCGAGCTCCGCGCCATGCCCCAGGGGAGCGCTGGCGTCACCCGCTCCCGTGGGTGACGCTCGCCGTCCGTGGGGCCGCCGTTCTTATTTACGCAGCTTGTACCTCAGCCAGACGAGGTCGCCCTTCCGAGGCTCAGCGGAGAGCAGCTTGAGCTGGCGGACGGGGCCCCGTCCCTCGCGCGCATCGAACAGAGAAGGCGTTCCCACGGAGCCATCCGCGATGGGCGCAACCAGGATGCTCAGCTCGTCAATCAAGTCCGCGGCCAGGAAGGAGCCGTTGATTTTCCCGCCACCTTCCAGGAGCAGGCGCTTGATGCCGAACTCCTTCCGGAGCTTCTCCAGCACCTTCTTCAGGTTCAGGTCCGCCTTGCCGCCAAACAGATAGGAGACGCCCTTCGACTGAAGGAAGGCCAGGTAGTCGTCGGAGACCTCCTCCGTGAGAATGGTGATGACGTGCTCTTCATCGATGGAGCCCGACTTCCAGGTCAGCTTGCCCGACGGGTCCAGCGCGATGGCGTAGGAGTCCGCGTCACGCTTCGCGATGAAGTCCGTCCTCGGAATCGGCTCCGCTGACTTGCGGGCCGGAACCTTCGCCTTTCCCGCGTAGGGCTCCATCGAAATCCGGCCAATCATCCAGGCGTCGGCGTCGAACGTCTCCGCCGTCCGCTCGTACTCGCCCATGGCGCGCTCCGAGAGCTTCCAGCCCTTCGTGACGATGCGCCCATCGAGGGATGGAATCATGTGGCAAATCACGTACGGGCGCTTCGCTCCGGTCATCTGCGGTCTCCTCGGAATCAGAGTGCGGTCCTCAAGAGCACGTCGCCTCGACGCGCTCATGGGCGCACCTGTGGACGGGCTCGACACTACTGAGTCGACGTGACGGCCGCCCGCCGCTGGCTCCCCAGCGGCGGGCCGTCGCGGCGTCCCCGACACTCCAACGCCCGCTCAGGAGCCCTCGCGCTGGACGTTATCGAATGACAGCTTGAGCGTAGCCAACCAGCCGTAGGAGCCCGCCACGGCCACAATCATCTCGACAAACGAACGCTCAGTCGCCGAGTCGACACGGCCGGATTGAGTCCGGCCCACATGGCCCGTCAGGCTATGCAAGACTTCATTGCATCGCCTCATCCCCTGGAAGTCCGGGGCAAGGTCCAGCGAGGCGAGCCAACCTCAGTCCCGCAGCGGCCCCTTCGTCGTCGCGTTCCGATTCAGGCTCTGGGGCAACAGCCGCTTCTTCTCGCGCTGCTCCTTCAAGACCTTCTCGAGCGCATCACGGACATCTTGCGGCAAGGGCTGGGCCGCCACCGCGCTGCACCGGTTCCGCGTCTCCAGCGGGTCCTCCGTGAGGTCGTAGCACTCGTACTCACGGGGGATGAAGCGCGCCGTGGCGACCTCGTCCGTGTTCCCCGGCGCGCCCGCGAAGAAGCGCGGGTTGTCCGAGTAGCAGCTAAACTTCCAGAGCGTGTCGCCCGTGAGTTCGGGAAGGCGCGTCACCACCGTCTCGATGTGCTTGGGCTGGATGACGCCCGCGTACTCCTGGCCCGTGAGGTTGTTGGTCATCTGGAGCCCTGACTCGACGTTGTCGTCGGTCATGAAATAGATGGGCTCGTGCCGCTCGGGCTCCCGGCCCAGCACCAGACCGGACAGGTCCCTCCCCACCAGCGGCTGCGCCTCCGAGTGGTCTCGCGCCAGCTCCCGCCGGGCCGCGTCCACGTCGATTCCGGCGAGTCCGAGCAACGTCGGGACCAGGTCCACATGCGACGTCACCAGCTCCGTCCTCCTCGGCTCCGGGAACAACCCCGGGTTGGAGATGACGAACGGCACGTGCAGCGTCTCCTGATAGGCATTGTACCACTTCTGCATCATGCCGCCGTGCGCCCCGAGCATCTCGCCATGGTCGGAGGTGAGGACGACGATGGTGTTCTCGAAGAAGGAGGTCCGCTTGAGATGTTCATACACCCGGTGGATGTGTTTACTCACCTCCGCCATGAGGAAGTAATAGAGCTGCCGGTACGACGCGGTGTCGCGCTGCGGCAGGTACATGCGGGGATATGTGTAGACGTAATCCTTCTGGCAGCGCGGCTTGCTCTCGAGCGATTCGCCCGCCGTCGGCGCAGGCTCCACGTCAGGCAGCTTCCCTGCCGCCTGAAGGTTGTTGAACACGGTGAACCAGGGCAGGCCCGAGAAGACGATGTCGTGCGGATTGACGAAGGAGCTCACGAGGAGCCACGGCGCCGCCTCACCCGCCGTTGCCTGCCGGTCCAGGTCGCTCAGCAGCCGGCACACCTGGTCCGCGAAGCCCGGGTCGCGCACCGTCCCGTCGTTCGCCTGCGACGAGCCGTGGGGCTCCGGGCCAATCCAACCGGAGAAGCCGAACTTCTCCAGCCGCCCGGACTGCTCGTACAGCGCGACGCGCTCCGGGTAGACGTCACCGCTCGCGTCGTTGCTCATGAGCGGCGTCTGCGTCCCTGGGACGAGGATGTCCTCATCGGAGAGGTGCCACTTGCCTCGGTAATGCGTCTGATAGCCGCCCTTCCGGAAGTACGCCCCCAACGTGGGCACGGTGTTGGGCGCCAGCCAGTACATGTCCGGGTCGAACGAGGACTTCCCGATGCCAGGCGTCTGGCTCACGCCATGGAGCGACGGATACTGCCCCGTGTAGAGCGTGGTGCGGCTGGGCGCGCAGGCCGTGGAGGCCGTGTGATGCCGGAGGAACTCGATGCCATGCTCGCGGAGCTCCTGGCCGACCCGGTCATTCTCCACACGAAACCGCCGGGCCTCCTCGTTCTCGTAGGGAGGCGGGAAGCGCTCCTCGTCCGTGGTGATGATGAGGAAGTTGGGGCGCTTGCCGGCAGCCTTCATGTCACGACCTCCTGGAGGGAAACGGAAACCCTACCCCAGAAGGTCGTGACGCGTGGCGACACCCTGCCGATTATTGCAACGCGTCCATCAGCGCCGCCTGCAGCGCCCTCCGGTTCTCTGGAAAGCCCTGGTTGGGATAGGGTCGGACACCGCGCAGGAACTGCTCATACTGCTGATACATCGGGTCGGAGCGCGCGGGCTCCTGCTGATAGAAGGCCTGGGTGGCCTGCAACAGGTAGCGCGGCGTGGTGCCCTGCGGCGCGTCCCCGCTGAAGGCGATGAGGCTGCGCACGGCCGGGTCCTTCATGAAGTCGGTGAAGGCCCGCGCATCCTCGGCGCACGTCCCCGTGCATTGCGCGTTGACCACCAGCGCATCCACGAACACCGCTGGCGCGGAGCCCGTGCCCAGCGGCACCGAGATGACCTCCGGAAGCGCCATGCCCGGGTTGGCCTTCCGGATGAAGAACAGCCGCTCCGTGTAGCCCATGAAGCCATTGGCCTGCCCCGTGGCGAAGGCCTCCTCCGCCAGGGCGTTGTCCGCGTACGTGCCGTCCAGGCACGGGTTGACGCCCGCCTCCAGCTCGCAGCTCCGCACCACGTCCTCGAAGGCGTCCAGCGCCGTCCCATCCAATGGCAGCGACAGGGCCTGAGACAGCGCGCCCGTGGGGTTCGTGTCCGCCCATGCATCCAGATAGGACGAAGGCAGGGTCCAGCTCCCGTTGTAGTTCACCGACAGCGGACGCACTCCGGGCGCCACGTCGGTGAGAACCTGGACCAGGGACGCGCCGTCCGTGGCCGAGGGCAGGTCCGGGCTGTTCGAATAGACGACGTAGCTGCACAGGTAGGTCGGCACGCCGTAGCTCTGCCCCGAGATGGAGACGGCCTCTTCCGCCGCGGGATGGGCGACGCCCGACTCCAGCGCCACGGGCCGCACCCAACCCTTCGTCACGAGGTCGCCCAGGATGAGCGTGTCGATCTCCACCACTTGCGCGGCCCCTGGGCCCTGGCCCAGGAGCTGATTCAGGGTTCCCCCTTCATCCAGGTCATAGAGGTCCAGGTTCGCGTCGAACACGATGTCCACGTCGATGTCCGAATGCTCCCGCTCGAAGTCCGCTTCGAGCCGCTGCTCGAGGCTGGCGAAGCCGTCCCCCGCGGCGTCTGGGATGTACGGGAAGAGAACGACCTTCAAGGGCCGCGGCTCCTCGGGCGCGGGTTCCGAGCAGGCGCCCAGGGACAGGGCGAGGGCGCAGGGCAAGACTCTCCATTGCATGGCGTGGCTCCGGCGAAACGTGGGCGAGGACTCGTCGCGGAGCCTACCACTGCCTCCGACTGGGATTGCGTCCGCTCCAGAACACAGCAACCTTCACCTGCCCCGCGGGCCACCTGCGTTTGTCATTGATTCAAGCGGCTCCCTTGGGAGCGCTCCGTCAGGAATCCCGGCACCGAACGTCCGCGGCCCCGGACCGCGAGGAGGCAACACCGAATGGAACTCACCCAAACCGAAGTGGACCAGTTCATCGAGCAGGGCTTCGTCCGGCTGGACCAGGCCTTTCCCCGAGCGCTGGCGGACGCGTGCCGTGAGCACCTCTGGCGCGACACGGGCTGTGCGCCCGACGACCCGGCCACCTGGAAGCAACCCGTCATCCGGCTCGGGGAGTATGCGCAGGAGCCCTTCCGGCTCGCTGCGAACACGTCCCGGCTTCGAGGCGCGTTCGACCAATTGGCGGGCCCGGGACGTTGGCTGCCCCGGGGCAGTCTGGGCACCTTCCCCGTCCGCTTCCCCAGCCCGGACGCGCCCGGTGACGACGGCTGGCACGTGGACGCCAGCTTTCCGGGAGACGACCCGGGCAACTTCTTCTCCTGGCGGATGAACGTGGCCTCGAAGGGCCGCGCCCTGCTGATGCTCTTCCTCTTCTCCGACGTGGGCGAGGACGACGCGCCCACCCGCCTCCGCGTGGGCTCGCACCGGGACGTCGCGCGGGTGCTTGAGCCGGCGGGAGACGCGGGGATGTCCTTCATGGAGCTCGCGGGCAAGCTGGACGTGTCCGCCCACCGTCCGCTCGCACTGGCCACGGGCGAGGCCGGCACCGTGTACCTCTGCCACCCCTTCCTGGCCCACGCCGCCCAGCCGCACCGGGGCACCCGGCCGCGCTTCATGGCCCAGCCGGTCCTGATATCCAGGGAGCCCTTCCCGCTCCACGGCCCCGAGGCGCTGGCGCCTCCCGTGGCGCGCGCCATCCAGCAGGCCCTGGCCGAGCCGCGCGCGTAGCCCGCAAGCACCACGCGCCGCCCTGGCTTCCACCGGGACGGCGCGTGGCCGCGACTTCACCCTGTCCGCGTCCGGAGATTACTTCCGGGCGCGCTGGCGCTGGCGCTTGAGGCTCTCCAACTGGCGCTTGGCCCGGTCCTGCGCGGCCTCGACCTGGGACTGTCCGGCCCCGGCGTCCTGCCGCGCGAATCGGGCCAGGGTGCTGATGGTGGGGTGCTCCAGCAGCTTCAGCAGGGGCAGGTCCTGTCCCAGCACCGACTTGAGCTGCGCGTGCACCTGCACCATCAGCAGCGAGTGGCCCCCCAGGTCGAAGAAGTTGTCGTGCACGCCCACCTGCTCCACGCGCAGGACGGAGCGCCACACCTGGGCAATCTGCTCCTCGAGCTGTCCCTGGGGCGCCACGAAGGCCGCCTTCGCGGAGCGCACCACGTTCGGCGCGGGCAGCGCCTTGCGGTCCACCTTCCCGTTGGGGGTCAGCGGCAGCGCGGGCAGCTCCACCACGAGCGATGGAACCATGTGCTCGGGCAGCCGCTGCGCCAGGGCGTCGCGGAGCGCGGCCACGTCCACCGCCGCGCCCGACTGGGGCACCACGTAGGCCACGAGCCGCACGTCGCCGGGCACGTCCTCACGCGCCACCACCACCGACTCTCGCACCGCGGGCTGCGCGGTGAGCGCCGCCTCGATTTCGCCCGCCTCGATGCGGAACCCACGCACCTTGAGCTGGTAGTCCACGCGGCCCAGGAACTCCATGGTGCCGTCGGCCCGCCACCGGGCGCGGTCGCCCGTGCGGTACAGCCGCGCCCCGGGCTCGTTGGACCAGGCATCCGGGATGAAGCGCTCCGCCGTCAACTCCGGGCGCCCCAGGTAGCCGCGCACCACGCCCGAGCCGCCGATGTAGAGCTCCCCCGCCACGCCCACGGGCGCCGGCCGCAGCAGCGCGTCCAGGACGTAGAAGCGCGTGCGCAGGAGCGGCGTGCCGATGGAGACGACGGCCGCCGTCTCCTCCGCCGCCACGCGCGCGGTGGAGGACCAGATGGTCGTCTCCGTGGGGCCGTACATGTTGAGCAGTTCGGCGGACGCCGGCAGCGCCTGCCGCAGCGACGCGGCCAGCGCCCCCGGCAGGGCCTCGCCGCCCACCATCAAGCGGCGCAGGTTGCCCAGGGCCTCGGCGGACTCGGGCTCGGCCAGCAGCGCGCGCGCCAGGGACGGCGTGCACTGCAAGTGCGTCACGCCATGCTCCCGGAGCTGCTCGGGGATGGACTTCGCAGTGCCCGCGCGGCGGCTGTCACGCACGCAGCGCTGCCGCACCTCGTCCAGCAGCGGCAGGCTGGCGAGCACCGTGTCGGCGGGGATG
Proteins encoded in this window:
- a CDS encoding ATP-binding protein; translated protein: MTTPSLPLRTTVLAALALTQEDSGDGEAIELRFLRQHLDATGQDWVARARERLTHPGAEDVGLVRLGEALGLSLVELLAVALVAAVEQDPMVGRAVAYLQAPVGASRPTLGLVSSALAPAAPMGQEALLLLTAGAALGSGLLMRLREELPLCEQTLAMPLPLFLALSGHEVTWPGTTPGSAHPLDVPLPPSIMEGVDRHARFLATKPRSTLVLRGTALSETRAVAAAVARALGRAPLFLGAEPQPGLGLGPFLLQRGLLPVHVHELAPGERKVLPSLPYYGGPVLAITGPEGTLDAADRAVLRWSVPRPPREERRTLWESSLGASALAEELARRHRQGAGRIAHLGRLARQQAELDGRQAPELKDVLAAAWVAEAEGMSTLAEPMMDAIHDDAIVLVPQVKRELELLLARCRARDDLVHGLGASATARYRSGVRALFMGASGTGKTLAAGWLSTKLGLPLYRVDLASVTSKYIGETEKNLSQLFARAEHSDLVLLFDEADSLFAKRTDVKDSNDRFANAQTNYLLQRIEAFDGVAILTSNSKSRFDSAFTRRLDAIIDFTLPGPAERRALWASHLGTAHELPAKELSRLAATADLAGGQIRNVVLTAALIAREAGRPIQPPDILEALAHEYRKQGREPPSELRAMPQGSAGVTRSRG
- a CDS encoding RibD family protein, coding for MTGAKRPYVICHMIPSLDGRIVTKGWKLSERAMGEYERTAETFDADAWMIGRISMEPYAGKAKVPARKSAEPIPRTDFIAKRDADSYAIALDPSGKLTWKSGSIDEEHVITILTEEVSDDYLAFLQSKGVSYLFGGKADLNLKKVLEKLRKEFGIKRLLLEGGGKINGSFLAADLIDELSILVAPIADGSVGTPSLFDAREGRGPVRQLKLLSAEPRKGDLVWLRYKLRK
- a CDS encoding sulfatase-like hydrolase/transferase, whose product is MKAAGKRPNFLIITTDEERFPPPYENEEARRFRVENDRVGQELREHGIEFLRHHTASTACAPSRTTLYTGQYPSLHGVSQTPGIGKSSFDPDMYWLAPNTVPTLGAYFRKGGYQTHYRGKWHLSDEDILVPGTQTPLMSNDASGDVYPERVALYEQSGRLEKFGFSGWIGPEPHGSSQANDGTVRDPGFADQVCRLLSDLDRQATAGEAAPWLLVSSFVNPHDIVFSGLPWFTVFNNLQAAGKLPDVEPAPTAGESLESKPRCQKDYVYTYPRMYLPQRDTASYRQLYYFLMAEVSKHIHRVYEHLKRTSFFENTIVVLTSDHGEMLGAHGGMMQKWYNAYQETLHVPFVISNPGLFPEPRRTELVTSHVDLVPTLLGLAGIDVDAARRELARDHSEAQPLVGRDLSGLVLGREPERHEPIYFMTDDNVESGLQMTNNLTGQEYAGVIQPKHIETVVTRLPELTGDTLWKFSCYSDNPRFFAGAPGNTDEVATARFIPREYECYDLTEDPLETRNRCSAVAAQPLPQDVRDALEKVLKEQREKKRLLPQSLNRNATTKGPLRD
- a CDS encoding extracellular solute-binding protein produces the protein MQWRVLPCALALSLGACSEPAPEEPRPLKVVLFPYIPDAAGDGFASLEQRLEADFEREHSDIDVDIVFDANLDLYDLDEGGTLNQLLGQGPGAAQVVEIDTLILGDLVTKGWVRPVALESGVAHPAAEEAVSISGQSYGVPTYLCSYVVYSNSPDLPSATDGASLVQVLTDVAPGVRPLSVNYNGSWTLPSSYLDAWADTNPTGALSQALSLPLDGTALDAFEDVVRSCELEAGVNPCLDGTYADNALAEEAFATGQANGFMGYTERLFFIRKANPGMALPEVISVPLGTGSAPAVFVDALVVNAQCTGTCAEDARAFTDFMKDPAVRSLIAFSGDAPQGTTPRYLLQATQAFYQQEPARSDPMYQQYEQFLRGVRPYPNQGFPENRRALQAALMDALQ
- a CDS encoding phytanoyl-CoA dioxygenase family protein, encoding MELTQTEVDQFIEQGFVRLDQAFPRALADACREHLWRDTGCAPDDPATWKQPVIRLGEYAQEPFRLAANTSRLRGAFDQLAGPGRWLPRGSLGTFPVRFPSPDAPGDDGWHVDASFPGDDPGNFFSWRMNVASKGRALLMLFLFSDVGEDDAPTRLRVGSHRDVARVLEPAGDAGMSFMELAGKLDVSAHRPLALATGEAGTVYLCHPFLAHAAQPHRGTRPRFMAQPVLISREPFPLHGPEALAPPVARAIQQALAEPRA